Proteins encoded within one genomic window of Humulus lupulus chromosome 1, drHumLupu1.1, whole genome shotgun sequence:
- the LOC133796951 gene encoding wax ester synthase/diacylglycerol acyltransferase 11-like, whose protein sequence is MASPAIDSDEPLTPAGRLFLRPEMNQIIHCVLGVKNPFDIEVFKSQIQESFLLKHPRFCSLMVVDRGGRERWRRTNVDLDRHLIVVDSPVNSESGGDDEASVNEYLAEMSTGSILSPDKPLWEIHLLMAHKCAVFRIHHALGDGISLMSMLVAGCRKVGDPDAAASMGTVGSKPRKSRENWWQYYWNGFVGLIGVMWFSLVFVVEFLVKMLWLSDRKTVISGGDGVELWPRELVTARFRLDDMKIVKKALHDATINDVLFGVISCGLSRYLDHRTPNAVQEGIQLTGLAMVNLRKQPGPQELSELMNKNSKSRWGNKFGFLMIPVKYHKTSGTDPLLYVKRAKVMLDRKKQSLEAHFSYKVGDIMMSYFGSNVAGFLNYRIICNTTFTISNVVGPQEAIAIKDNPVTYMRVNSSSLPHALTMHMLSYAGRADMQILVAKDIIPDPELLAKCFEDSLLEMKEAASAIIKST, encoded by the exons atggCGTCGCCGGCGATCGACTCCGACGAACCCCTAACTCCGGCGGGAAGGCTATTTCTCCGACCAGAAATGAACCAAATAATTCATTGCGTCCTCGGAGTGAAAAATCCGTTTGACATCGAAGTCTTCAAGTCCCAGATCCAGGAATCCTTCCTTCTCAAACACCCCCGATTCTGCAGCCTCATGGTCGTTGACCGCGGCGGACGCGAGCGGTGGCGGAGGACCAACGTTGACCTCGATCGCCACCTCATCGTTGTCGATTCTCCTGTTAACTCAGAGAGCGGCGGTGATGATGAAGCTTCTGTCAACGAGTACCTGGCGGAAATGTCGACCGGATCGATTCTAAGCCCGGACAAACCGCTTTGGGAGATCCATTTGCTGATGGCGCACAAGTGCGCCGTGTTCCGGATTCACCACGCGCTTGGGGACGGCATTTCGCTGATGTCAATGTTGGTGGCCGGTTGCCGAAAGGTCGGGGACCCGGACGCTGCGGCGAGCATGGGTACGGTTGGTAGTAAGCCGAGGAAAAGCAGGGAAAATTGGTGGCAATATTATTGGAATGGGTTTGTGGGGTTGATAGGGGTGATGTGGTTTAGCTTGGTGTTTGTGGTGGAGTTTCTGGTGAAGATGCTGTGGCTTTCTGACCGTAAAACGGTGATAAGTGGAGGCGATGGGGTTGAGCTTTGGCCGCGGGAGCTCGTTACCGCTAGGTTTCGTTTGGACGATATGAAGATTGTTAAGAAAGCCCTACACGACGCT ACCATAAATGATGTTCTTTTTGGGGTGATATCATGTGGCCTATCAAGATATCTCGATCACCGAACACCAAATG CTGTGCAAGAGGGGATCCAACTCACAGGTCTAGCGATGGTAAATTTGAGAAAACAGCCTGGACCACAG GAGCTCTCGGAATTGATGAATAAAAATTCAAAGTCGCGATGGGGAAATAAATTTGGGTTCCTTATGATACCCGTGAAGTATCATAAAACTAGTGGTACTGATCCTTTACTATACGTCAAAAGGGCTAAGGTTATGCTCGATCGAAAGAAACAATCTTTGGAGGCTCATTTTTCATATAAAGTTGGTGATATTATGATGTCTTACTTCGGATCAAAT gTTGCTGGTTTCCTTAACTACAGGATCATTTGCAATACTACTTTTACCATATCCAACGTGGTTGGGCCACAAGAGGCCATTGCAATAAAAGACAACCCTGTAACTTACATGAGAGTAAACTCATCCAGTCTGCCTCAT GCACTAACGATGCACATGTTGAGCTATGCTGGAAGAGCTGATATGCAAATATTGGTGGCTAAAGATATAATCCCAGACCCTGAACTCCTTGCTAAGTGCTTTGAAGACTCTTTGCTTGAAATGAAGGAGGCAGCCTCTGCCATTATCAAAAGTACCTGA